The genomic DNA NNNNNNNNNNNNNNNNNNNNNNNNNNNNNNNNNNNNNNNNNNNNNNNNNNNNNNNNNNNCTCAGACTATAGAAAATAAGTTAAGTGATCGGCCGAGTGTTAACCAGCAGGCTATCGAAGTTAAATGGAGAAAACCGAGGATAGGTCTTCTGAAATGCAATATAGCGGTCTCCTGGGGAAAAAACTTTAATGCGGTGGGAGGAGCTTGGATTGTTCGCGATAGTCAAGGTCAAGTCATGTTCTATGCGCGAACGGCTCTAGAACAGACAGAAACTACGCTTTTAGCAGGACTGAAAGTTGCTAGGTGGGTTTTGGAGGCACTGCAGATTTTACAGATTCCTCGGGTTGAAATGGTGATGGACAATACTGCAGTGATTGAGGCGATAAATAACCCTGGGGAGTGGCCACGGTATAACATCATATTGCAGGATATCACACAACTCTTGTCCAGCTTTGAATATTGGGAGTGTCATCATGTGGCGGTTTCGGCGAATAAGGTTGCTATGGCTATCGCCAAGAGTGTGACAAGAGAGGGAAGGGTTCAGTCATATCTTTCTTTGGGAGGACCAGCTTGGCTCCATGACCAAGTTAGAAGAGATATTGGAGAGAGCGATTAAGGACCGCAGCTACACAGTCTTCTCTGTCTTTGTGGCTTCCACTTGGAGGGTCGATTGACCTCAGTATCAAGTGTgatcttgtttttggtttttggtttccTTTCCATGTTTACATTATATTCACTTTTTATGGTTctatcagatgacaaaaaaaaaaagctccacAAATTTGTAAGCTTTCGCGCCAAATATGTACCATcactataattttaaaattaaactcagttatatatatttaaaattaaatcaatatGTACCGCGGgactataatttaaaattaaaacaaaaatgtaaatttttagtAGATTCACTATATATTTgactaatattttgtaaatttcaaatgTATATcccttatatctatatattatttaggtttaccagttttaaaaatttaagtttaccggttaaaaaatttagattaccggtttaaattgttaaattcatAATATAACCCGTGATATACCGTAGTACTATGTTTATTTaacataatcgtaatttaataaactcaGTTAGATATGATTAATATTCTAATGTCCATGGTGTTTACTTGAGTTGTCCTCTAACTTTATcattaaatattgtaatgaattaaggagatattttaggaaatgtTTAggaatattacaaaacaaatatttaatgagaTATTATAACTAGTCGCTGATTGAGtaaggagatattttaggaatgtTTGTTTAGCGCAAAatcttggttttaaattttattttataatttataaatttataaatttaatgtcaatggcattctttataaataagtaCCAATTCATTGCTAAACATTTCTAGCTTTAGCAGTCCTCTCTTCCCTATTATCCAGTCTTTAAATGGAAACTAGTCCGTATCTAAAGTAGCTCTGAATTGGTACATAAAATTGAGTAACCTTTcatttgattttcttgctttACCCGGTACAGAGAATGGTATGGTATGGGGACACATGATAAAAACCCTATGTCTCTCTACCtggaaattttcatttattttaacattctgaaaacatataattcattttattctcaaacaacttcttgcattacatattttcttaatcCGTCCCAGCTTTAGAACACACATTTATTCAttttgaagagaaaacaaaaaaaggaacttACACGACTGTTAGACTAGATCATGATCAAGATCAAGTAATCAAAACTATGGATTCGGTTTGGtacaaaatttggttttgtttttaatttggtcAACTTAATTTCGGTTCAGTTTATTTCATTCGGATTTGGCCTTTCAACATTTTTAATGGGCTTAAAGCCCAATATCATTAAACAAACGCATGTATGCGTGTGTAGTGCGCAAATTTGACACGCATGCATGTCTCTTCCTTTCAAGTTtcaatcagagagagagagtaattaaTTACGAGTGTTCTCTTACCAGACTTCATCAGTTTTTTGGTAGCGTGTTTTGGTGTAACGAATTTAATTTGCTTGGTCGGGTCAATTTCAACTTATTTAgtgaaaaattaacaaatttatgaataaacgtgtcttctttcttttactttttcttcaataaaatttttcaaaacaaatggCTTATGGAACTAGAGTTAATGATAAGTCGCCAAACAAATGGatccaaacccaaaaagaaTTTATTTCATCTAATTTTACACCTCGCTTAACaagtaacttaaaaaaaaagaagatcacaCATTGGTGAATACTTTACATAGTAGTGTAAGTTACTCGATCAAAAATGGTGCTATCATTTATTTGTAtcatttttattagaaaataataaaaataagcaaATCCAATTTAGAAAGTCGAACAAATCTATTGAAAATAGAGACAGTAAAAAGGGAGAGTTGCAGTGTCTTTTTGATACTGCCATTGTGATATATAGGGTTATCAGACACCTCCTCGTCTCTTAAATCCGACGGCTCTAACCTGAGAACCACGTTAATCCAACGGTCATTAAACCACTTTTATGGGTCCCATACTACACATTCTATCAATCTTTTTAACTGTTACCGTAATTCCAAATCAACACGCTTCCTCTGTAAATTTTTTGGAACAGCATTTACtgtaaatatttctttattcCTCTCATTTTCATTGATCTAAATCTATATTCCAATAGTTACTGCATTTGCAACAGAAGCTTGGGGgaaatttgttttatgtaatatttgcATAATTCGGCAAttgtttcaaatttcttttttacatacGAAGTCCAAAATACTCATAAAGACATAAATATACAtgtagattttgtaaataatcaTCTACGTTTAAAGTTGAACATGTAAAATTGACTTAGGCCATGAATGGCAACACGTCGAAGTGCGTATTTctaacactttttaaaaaaacttgcTATATGTCACCATTCATATACTCATTCAGTAATTTGCGTTTTTggaaagagaaaatcaaaaaccacTTTGCGATTTTCAAGTGAACGTAATAACAAAAGGACCGTTTTTTTTTGCCCCACACCCATTTAGCAGTGGTTTTCCAAATAACGCACAACATAAGtataaactttaatttaatatatttagttatttattgaataaaataataatcagtcatattttaacaataaactatgctaaaaaattattttcaattttaaaacagttttaaaacttttgctaaataaattattttttaatcttttcttcaaaaaattACTTCACTACTTCTtcacaaattataaaataatcacttttaatatgaaaacagatttgtagaagaaaaaagttATATCATACAAAATGTACATGATTAATTTCaactaattttggtttttgaagtTTATAAATAGTAGATGAAATTACTATttcattaacaataaaaaaactaatttataatatattttcttataatgtttattttcttataatgtttatttataatatatataattatagttatttttatttataaaaaaatataaattccGTACCGCAAAttgtttttcaccaatcaaacattattttgtaccgcttattttagAATAACCGCACTTGTCGCATAAATACATTTGTCCCGCatgtaccgcagttgaaccgtaccgcactatcaaAATATTTGTCCTGCACTACTAAATCTGCggttaccattcggacccttaGATTTGTGTGAGGCTCTCAGCTCAGATATCGTTTCAGAGCGTCATATCGCACATTAAAgccataacaaaaaaaaaaaaaaacaattaatcttATACTATGAGAGAAAGATTTGACTGTATATAAAACAACACAATTTAATACATTCAAAAGATTTCTAAATTAGCTATCAAATCATCAATATACACTTTCTACTTTAAAATTGTTGACTAATATTGgtaaaaaaaagatgtttggTCATTAAATTTACAGTCTATTTTAGTCTTTAATTAAATACCATAAGCTTCTAGTCAACTTAATAATTCAAGAGAATTAAACATGTTGTTAATCAATTAATTGGTTGCGATATGCAAGATCCTTAATACTAACATTTATTAGTTTTTCGtactatagtatatataattcaaatgtCATTATCATTACTaaacatcaaaattaaaaataaaatagatcgACCACCCCCAACCTCTTTATTTATTCTTCTCATTGTGGTCTTGTCGacatcttttttatttacaacttctctttttgttgtgtttctttctcttcatcctaaaaataaaattacaaaatttgtgtgtgtttaatcATCATTTTGTATCGATCTCAAGCGACCTCTTTGTCAAACCTGACAAATTCTAAATGATAAAGAATCCTGACGTCACTATTTATTAAAACCAATACTACGTACAAaccttttttcttattatatactactactactcctCTAAGTTTCAGACAGGAacccaacaaaaataaaataaaaaagacaataatGGGGAATTGTCAAGCGGCGGAAGCAGCGACGGTTTTGATTCATCATCCGGCGGAGAACAAGGTGGAGAGGATTTACTGGTCGGTGACAGCAAGTGACGTCATGAGATCCAATCCCGGTCATTACGTTGCGGTGGTTGTGACGTCACCTACTATGAAGAACGAGAAAGGATCTCCATTGAAGCAACTCAAGCTCCTTCGTCCTGATGACACTTTGCTCATCGGACATGTCTATCGCCTCGTCAGCTTcgaaggtatatatatatatattgtaactcagtttctctgttttcttttctattcaaaaaaaatcctctgttaattttgttttttttgtcatgcaGAGGTCTTGAACGAGTTTGCGACGAAGAAGTGTGTGAAGCTTGGGAAGTTACTGAAAGACGGAGGAGGGCTTgacttgacgaagaagaagaagaagaaacacagaAAGAAGTTGGATCAAGAAACGAGCCGAGTCAACCCGAATTCTGTTTCGGATCCGAACCAAGATGGCGCTAATGATGTGGTAAGTGCATGTTAATTTTCTCATACCACgtcctattttgttttttttttttcctttatattatTCTTAACATAATTTGAATCCCTAAGTTTGTTCAAaggataaatatatttttaacatcatATTTGTACATGACTGGTCCCATGGTCTCATTGCTTTCATCGTTTTGTCCTTTTATCATTATGAATCCTTATACCTATGCTTAATTCAATTCGACCGATCTTATAGGTGGCCGGAGAAAACGGGGGAGATGGGTTTCTTAGGAGGAGTCACGGCGGAGGAAGAGGTGGCTGTGGGTGGAGGCCAGCTTTACACAGCATTCCAGAATTTGGATCCTCATGAGAGCCGTAGATATTCTTAAAGCAACTATCCGACAACTTTGAAAGTTCAATGTAAAGCGATGTTGTGTTACTATTTTGTGTTGCTTTAATGAGTTAATTCAGTCTcgacaaaatattttcaagaacttCAAAATCGTTTCAATTGTTCTacatatttgaaagaaaaaaaattgaaatatctagagagtttttaatatattggagACGAACGTTGGTTTTTGTATATTGCATTAATACAAGACCGTACCGATCCAAAAATTACGCACATCAACGAAATAGTGTAAttgaaatatatgatttttaggTTATATGTTACTTTAGGTATGCCGTATGCATAGTATATTATCAAATCCATAATCTTGttcaaactttttgttttgttttgtgacgTGATACCTTCCAAATAATTGTATATTTGTTACAATCCATTCACCGATTGTTTTATTTTGGCTAAAATGTTGTGCCCTATATGTACCGGACCTACTGATTGTATTGccgattttctttttttcttttgcagattCAAGATTCTAGTAATCGTTTACTACCTTAAACAATGACACAATTaatgtatttaatatttgccaaaaatgtatgtaataattaaaatgtaaacCGACAGTTCGTATACATTAGGATATGGTTGTTGTGTTCAACCTAAttactgttttttgtttgggtgCCTAATTAGATTTTGACGTCATATCGTATATCCTAATCCAATCATAACGTTTCATGTGAAGATGTTAAGCGTAAACAACCGGTCAACTAACCAAATGAGAAGCGTTGAGCGAGTTTTAAGGCAATGGTCATTATTGGATCATTAGGCAAATGGTAAGAAAGATGTGAATGTAGtttgcttttttaaaatatggttGGCAGCTCATTTGGTCggccttttttttgtgtgtcaatCATAGTTACGCAGTCAATAATTCAGTCGACTAATGCAACGTTTCCATTTGTTCAGTTAACTCGACGTAACGTAATCAACGGTTCAATCATTTTCAGTCTCATTAAATAGTCGACCATAGAAATCATCGAAGCAACCATATTTTAAGCAACACGCATTGGACGTAAAGATTCTAACATACAAACTTAATTTAAATTGCAGCTTACGGCCAAACGAACATATACAGACGAATATTGTGTCACAGTCACATTTGCGAATACTTTCCAGTGAAATTTTATAGCCTACGTTGAAACTTAGAAAAAAGTGTGACTAAACTAGTACAAAGCTAGCTAGTGTTTAATTTTGTCGGGTTTGTTGAacacaaaataaattgaataaacCGGGAAGGAGGTGATTGGTAGGCCATAATTGGGCTATAAAAGGCCCATTTAAAATTACAAGGCCGACTCGAGAGAGAGAATCTACGGTTATgattttgttctgtttaatTACCATAAATACCCTCacggtttattattatttgcgTTGAATTAAATAAAGTCCGCGCCCtgaaactttttattatttgttggtCGGTCGTTCTTCTTCAAACCCAGAAACCGATGGGTGGGTTACGCAACTCCGGCGTCGTTATCGGAATTATTTTGCTTCATCTCTTTGCTTTCGCCTCTCTTGTTTCATCCGATGAACTTCAACTCGGTaagcttttcttatttttccgtATTGTGCGGGTTTGGTTgtgaaattttagaatttagggtttatcgCTCAAGTAATTTTGAGTACTTGAGAACTcgaatttgattaaattttgtgtCTAAGAATCCTATTCTTTTGATTCTAGTTAGCAACTAAGACGAATTCGTAGTataaattttactaattttagtttgatccgtattttgtattttgtgttgTGGTTAATTTCTTGTAAACCTTATGGGACAGTTGTGGGAGAATCCAGGGAGCTTCAAGTGACTCCTAGTTTAGAGGTTAAGGGTTCTCCTGGATTGAAGCCAGATAGAACAACTCTTTGTGAGAGGATTCATATCCATGGAATTCGAAGGTTTAAACATATTGACAAGTATGCACATTCACTTAAGTTGGTGGTTAACGTGTCTACCTCTGGGAGAACCAGTAACTTTGACGTCTGCTTCCACCGGTGAGTCGTGTTTTCTTTTGCTGTTGCACTTGAATTCTTGATATTTCTTTCACCTTGGTTTAGAATATATCCAAATCACTAAAATGTTTCCATGATTTGTATGTTTGAAGGAATTTGTCGCGTGCAATTGGAATGTGCCCTCAAAGTCGGTGGGTGAAAGCCTCTAAAGGATCATGGGTTCAGACAATGTCACCCTTCGACCACAAAATCCTTGATTTGAGAGTAGCTAGCTCTAACAAGGTTACTCTGGTAGTGTCTGCTGTAGAAGGTGcttcttgttctgtttccttTTATTGCATTTTCTAAGtagtattttctttctttctggtttTGCAGTTGATTCTACTTTTCTAACTTATCAATTTTGGATTTGCAGAGTTATATATGCATCGCATAGTATTCTTAATCGTTGGTGCTGTATTTTTGGCTTCGGCTTCTACACTGAGTCAATCTTTAGTGTTTTACTATGGTAGTGCCATGGCTGTTGGTATTATCCTTGTCGTGTTGCTTGTTCTCTTTCAGgtaactttttttctattttcccaTTTTGTTTATCGTGTTGACCTGTAGACGAGAGCGTACCAAAACTCTGATTTCTCCTTTGTAAATGTGATGTGTACAGGGAATGAAGCTTCTACCAACTGGACGGAGTTCGTTTGCATTGTTCATATACTCATCCCTggtgattgtttttttcttgttccatTGTTTACAAGCTTTCTCTGAAATCCTTGTTTTATCTACTACTCACAAGATTGTTTCTATGTTTCCAGCTTGGTTTGGGAGGTTTTCTTCTTCGCTACGTACCTGGATTGTTTCAAACTCTGCTAACAGAGATGGGAATCAACGAAGAAATGTACACACCTGTATGTAAGTTTTGATAATGTCAATACATTGCAGTAGTCGTAGTATTAGAGGTGTATCTTGGATCAGGCAGCATCTGCtgtttaaaacttttgataatGTCAATACATTGCAGTAGTCGTAGTATTAGAGGTGTATCTTGGATCAGGCAGCATCTGCTGTTTAAAACTCtcattttatagaaaaaaatctgCATTTTGGTTTTGTAGGTGGCGATTTTTGTGGGGGCGTTTCTATCTTTGGGTGGAGCATTTTTCGGATTTTGGACTGTGAGAAAACTGGTTCTGACTGAAGATGGCTCCATTGACGTTAGCACAtcactctttgtttcttggtccATCCGAATAATGGCTGCGGTTTTGATTCTTCAGGTTTTTTCCATGTTCCTAAAACTAAATTTCTCCTTTTAACCAGTTGATCCTTTTAACAAGAATTTGTTGTTTACAGAGCTCCGTAGATCCTTTGCTTTCTGGAGGAGCACTGATATGTGTAATTCTTATGTCATCGACTTTAAAGAAGATCACCAGATTGAAGTTTGTTCTACGCTTATTCTTGTGAGTTGCTACGATCAATCTCTTTGATCCGTTTTCTTCAACAAACCAAACTATGTTTGTTCTCGTTCGCTTGATTACACAGCATCCATATCCCTgaaaattcacaattttaaaTGGAAGTTGATTTCTTTTGCACAGGATTCCATTGGATTTACTGATAGGAATTTCGGAGGCAATTCGTGATGCTGATATACCATCTGTCCCTGGATATCTTCATGACTTCATGAAAAAGAGTCCTGATGCTTCTGAATTTCGCAATGGTGTTAATTATGCTTCTCCATCAGGAGGTTTGATTTgtgatatctctctctcaaattacAATCTTAAACTTATATTAGAAACCAAACAACAAGCTGAAGTAATGGTTCTTTTCAGGAATCAACAACGGGATGCGAGAATCTCCACCATCTGAAGCAGATACTTTTCCTTCCTCTTTCCATAGAACTCCCGAAAGGAGCAAACTGacaaaagaagaatggaaaaagCTCACCAAGGATAGCACGACAAAGGCGGTTCAAGAATTGGTGTCTTCACCTGATTTTGGCAAATGGGCAGCAGCAAATGCGGATAGGATCAATATAACTCCGAGAAAAGACTCTCGTAGGAGAGACCGGCCACGGAAATGGCTGGGTTGGTTCTGATGCAACCGGGTTCTTAAAAGGAACTATTTTTGTAGAGACAGAGAGAGCTCTTGTAGGTAAAGctgctttcttcttttatgaCTTGGTTAGTGTTTTAGCTTTTGTGGATGAGACCACGATTTGTTGTAACGATCCtaattggttttggtttttttaggtTGTGTCATGTTTCTGTGTAGACAATGCAATAAGCAATCTTTATCCTTTTATGGTCTTTAATGGGTTCTACTTTTTATGATGATATAATGTGAATCCTTTTGGTATGGATATTAATAATATTCGAATAATTATTCTACTATTATCGGTGTCATGGGAACATGGACTAACACATGTGGGTAGATAAAAGTCATTATACTGTTTCTCGAATTCTGAAATTtcctcaaatttttttattcaagcGAGGGAGTTtgtatttcatttgtttttttacttctctgTTATTATCGTACAAGTAAAACGATGATAGAGATATTTGAATGAAAtttatcaaacaacaacaaaaaataatgatttctttaatttaatagcGATTCCAACAatgtttttgggtttgtttaATTTAACAGATACTCATGCAAGCATACTTATTAACTCTCGAAATTACATTATGAAAATACTAGATAGTTCATAATATTAACTCTCGAAGTAGCTGAAAATAAATTCTTGTACGGTCAAGTGTCAAGCCCCAATGATCACCTAATTTTCaaagtaatttgtttttctttttttaaataaaaaaggacataaaaaaaaagaattttattttcaaagtaATCTTTATGATGCAAGAAagactattttattattattaaataaaggaaaatttctgctttattaaataaaagaacagtgaaaaggaaatatttaaTATTCCTCACCGGCATAGCTTCGCTATAAagggaagaaacagagattgattgcttaaacaaagagagaaagaaaagaaaagaactcaAAGaactcaaaaagaagaagaagaagaagaagaagaaagatgtatcatcaagaacaacatcCTGTCGGTGCTCCTCCTCCCCAAGGTATTATCTTTATCTTTAAATCTTAGATATTCTGagtccttttgttttcttctactcAGCTGGTTTAATATGTTCTTTAATTCCGGTTTATAAAGGTTATCCTCCCAAGGACGCTTATCCTCCGGCCGGTTATCCTCCAGCTGGTTATCCTCCGCCTGGATATGCTCAGGGATACCCTGCTCAAGGATATCCTCCGCAGCAATACTCTCAAGCTCCTCAGCAGAAGCAAAACGCCGGTATGCTTGAAGGATGGTACGTTCTTCTTGAtccccttctctctcttcttaattgttctttttggttcttAATggaataatatttgatttctctttgctctgttttataTCACAGTTTGGCTGCTCTCTGTTGTTGCTGTCTCTTGGATGCTTGTTTCTGATCGGTGGATTTTACACGTTGCCTGAGGCAACGATTCTATTTCATATATTGTAATGTAATGTTAAAAGACTAAAGATTTTGTTGTCTCGTTCAACAATCTCTCTTCTGTTGTTATCTCTTTTCAATTCGGATTTGTCtttaaattttggtgttttatggATAATTGTTCGCCAtctatcttctctctttctttcataCGAACTCGAGATATAAACCAGTATAAACAAAATGATCAGAAAACTTGATGAAATATCAAAGGAGtgtgtttcatcatcatcatcatcttattattttggaaataaggaaacataaaagaagaatCCAACCATGGATAATGATTCTTTCAAACAAAAGTTGCAGATGCgctaaataacaaaagaaatatgatCAAATGAGGTTTCTCCTTATGCTCGAGGTGTAACATCAGTTTTCTGGTTGAGGAAGGCCTTTCCACTTGAAGTTGTCCGAGTAAGATTTGGCCTGCAGTTGGGTAGTTGATGGGGTTAGGTAAAAACTTCTATCTAAAGACTGTTCTACCAATAAATCAAAGGAGACAAAGAGATGATCTTCTCCAAACTAGGTAAAACCTATAGAGATTACAGCAAACCATATATGATGAAGCACACTGAGTTAACTTAAAGTAGTTCCTTAATGGCACTAATCTCAAACTAGTGAGTGACTCATATATCCACCAATCTTTTAACATTCAAGGGTTTCTGTAAACCTCCAGCTTAGGCTTACACATCTCATATAACTAGAGCTAGTtagtcacaactcacaagtggCATTAGCTAAAAAGATAGTAACTAACCTTCAATAACGGCGTTTTGGGCTTCTTGACCTGCCATGAGTCACATGTGCGTTTTTCAGTAATcagatttatatattaattaaggcCTCTTGAAACAAACCATGAGACGAGACTATAATGAAGAAGGAAACATGAGACtataaatgaagaagaaaacatcaaacataCCTTATAATCCCAACCATGACGCTCAGCAAAAGACTTAGCAGCTTCTTCAGAATCAAAAGCAAGGGCAGAGTCTCCGACATTAGCATAAGGGTCACCTGTAGAAGTCCATCCCATCAATGGATTCTCCCATCTACAATAGAGAAGTGATGTCATTAGCCATCAAGCATAAAACTAATACAAGAATCTATTGATCTGTTCCAACTGAGAAGTGATGGACTCGAATGTAACATTACAATGATAGGAACTTAACTCATAAAACTAACATAACAATCGAAGAGGCCATAAAATGTATCATTTATGTGAATCCATCCATTAGATGAGCCAAAAACTATCCACTAAGACTAATTTGAAGTTACAACAAACAAATGGTTGAATGAAAAAAAGTATCATACTTTAGGGTGGAGACGAAGTTAATCTTCCATTTCCCAAGTTTTCCAGATCCCTGCTGGGAAGCTGCTCTAGCAGGTGAGTATATTATCACCTGTAAAAATTCCAATTCAATCTCTTAAAGACGATTCGAttgagaaacaaatcaagaacacGATGTGACGAATCTCTCCGATCACGAACCCTAAATTTATGAATTAAATTCTTAATAAGAAACGAAGAAATCGAATGCTCTCAGTTACCTTCCGAGAAAGATGCTCTTCAGGGATTCCAGAGACTTTACCGATCTCACCACGTTTGTAATCCGATTCAACCACCGCGTCGGTGGCAAAAGGCCGAGCGACACGTCGAAGAGCCGTTACGAGACGGGTAGTCCCTTGAGTAGCACGAAGCGCCATCGTCACGCCAAAAGAGAAATCTGGAAAATTTCAGAGAGCTTTTTTGATTTCGTTTgggtttcttcttttctgtAGATTTTAGTAAAATGGCGAACGCAAAACAGAGAAAGTTTCAATTTAGCCCTTATATTTTACTAAAACTTTCATATTGGTCTTACTATTATAAGAAAAACTTTAATACTCCCTCAACTATCTATAAGATCGATCAGATAACCCCTATTTCActgtaattcaaataattacaAGGTTCATGTATGTAGAAATATCTGTATTCTAGTTAGCTGATTTATTTGGTTAGTAGGTGTTATTATGTAATTTGATAATAATTGGGGCAAATTTGTGAATTAGGAGAAACCAAGGGTTACATCTTCTTTAGCTTGAATGAATACAAAAAGAAAgctcaagtttttttcttttctttctcgttTCTATGGATATTTTTCCTTGTACTACTCCTCTCTatggtcttcttcttcgtcgttcATTTCAGAGAAGTTCTAAGATTTACATTTGATCTATGAAGAATCtataaaa from Camelina sativa cultivar DH55 chromosome 2, Cs, whole genome shotgun sequence includes the following:
- the LOC104744472 gene encoding uncharacterized protein LOC104744472 → MGGLRNSGVVIGIILLHLFAFASLVSSDELQLVVGESRELQVTPSLEVKGSPGLKPDRTTLCERIHIHGIRRFKHIDKYAHSLKLVVNVSTSGRTSNFDVCFHRNLSRAIGMCPQSRWVKASKGSWVQTMSPFDHKILDLRVASSNKVTLVVSAVEELYMHRIVFLIVGAVFLASASTLSQSLVFYYGSAMAVGIILVVLLVLFQGMKLLPTGRSSFALFIYSSLLGLGGFLLRYVPGLFQTLLTEMGINEEMYTPVAIFVGAFLSLGGAFFGFWTVRKLVLTEDGSIDVSTSLFVSWSIRIMAAVLILQSSVDPLLSGGALICVILMSSTLKKITRLKFVLRLFLIPLDLLIGISEAIRDADIPSVPGYLHDFMKKSPDASEFRNGVNYASPSGGINNGMRESPPSEADTFPSSFHRTPERSKLTKEEWKKLTKDSTTKAVQELVSSPDFGKWAAANADRINITPRKDSRRRDRPRKWLGWF
- the LOC104744494 gene encoding NADH dehydrogenase [ubiquinone] iron-sulfur protein 4, mitochondrial-like, giving the protein MALRATQGTTRLVTALRRVARPFATDAVVESDYKRGEIGKVSGIPEEHLSRKVIIYSPARAASQQGSGKLGKWKINFVSTLKWENPLMGWTSTGDPYANVGDSALAFDSEEAAKSFAERHGWDYKVKKPKTPLLKAKSYSDNFKWKGLPQPEN
- the LOC104744485 gene encoding cysteine-rich and transmembrane domain-containing protein A-like; translation: MYHQEQHPVGAPPPQGYPPKDAYPPAGYPPAGYPPPGYAQGYPAQGYPPQQYSQAPQQKQNAGMLEGCLAALCCCCLLDACF
- the LOC104744463 gene encoding uncharacterized protein LOC104744463, giving the protein MGNCQAAEAATVLIHHPAENKVERIYWSVTASDVMRSNPGHYVAVVVTSPTMKNEKGSPLKQLKLLRPDDTLLIGHVYRLVSFEEVLNEFATKKCVKLGKLLKDGGGLDLTKKKKKKHRKKLDQETSRVNPNSVSDPNQDGANDVVAGENGGDGFLRRSHGGGRGGCGWRPALHSIPEFGSS